A part of Manduca sexta isolate Smith_Timp_Sample1 chromosome 10, JHU_Msex_v1.0, whole genome shotgun sequence genomic DNA contains:
- the LOC115441782 gene encoding uncharacterized protein LOC115441782 isoform X1 translates to MQEYGSGVSSKSGEYRDNADGGRERGSSHQTEGFPSSHPYTVMQQKNYGCSSKDLSDPNIATYCRVATGIYEATASSQQYQNPRYNNPSVPSFSSPPNSPLVGLVFDPSSPNYSGSGMIGDRSGNSDRRSQSSWSISNQEPIGTGAKKKMIKGHEKRNAYSADPRYHDRCRDNDNERQRKDRNLTSESTSSLDFYVEGERMVSELCNITDSRNEQTNAQKQSQKSNNHDEDKNKPSPSSEALLTALDKIVIHDQIPNQIVQLAIEACTDAENIAIAHHNRPCFKNIHSICAKTRSNVQKSDSAVANLHSQGIPWVIKNFIFSFVRILDGWKGVKELLSEKHDTFSRIENKYYSPNIRECFVQWQAVTKEMLTHIYKTFKCLDHGFTMEQKSFTHNYYATNSAAPRHQNQNKFPPPKAQVSTPRPVNASPQPFNAVQPPWVQNQTQPTCQQYNDGPWPARSAVTYKKFPVVPPPTNFYPLSDQSDIDVYQKTQYKCDPASVREAKPRQSWTITNASDFRALEGLCQDQRELYTQLKHKMDAELGKAPGQPLVSSLSCDLLQRRDMELKAKMIPLSHVEKTLIPSMATAADIRGCYIQKNNSCGDTKEEADFFAAWGQMVQKEPNDFITHHTHNVQIPSNVVTLANNISGPVQFIDPDNDEFHEMTKVYMKPGSYKVPIKPADPGGSFIQGTSPDVIYENSIAEDIGALKIKVQFPTVTLAPQPKYNIESWPCLMTRRSEDIYSEEQKLLSRHGIPCLEMRSSDPLDLLSSMTSDKAWEAAKQSAPKLMDFIHEGSKSDTARLYDALGLCAADEFPDELKQCKTRLDHSESWSPCLSSSFMAKDINSLWNQQAMKNDHVTKNPEQSMFIEDTNKNIDSETKGIDTDDQADIVVNKQEELKENPRCPSFDQSGNYVRDDSQKKSSKPKVTVSGMWYHPKKKKPLPSITVKKFENILTSLAQINEAVFIQHDMDIKVAPRFYEVVKYPMCLHDIATKLKNSSYTEYDQVVQDFRRIFNNVRLYLKSYPDQVMKKNINKISNEFEKMLNEEFQTKWESKQKSVDDSHDTHKKKGDVDCDSHKNEAKHDDCNKKPDPKNAVDDKK, encoded by the exons ATGCAAGAATATGGAAGCGGTGTTTCCAGCAAGTCAGGGGAGTATCGGGACAACGCAGATGGGGGGCGGGAGAGAGGCTCGTCCCATCAAACCGAGGGCTTCCCTTCCTCCCACCCGTATACCGTGATGCAGCAGAAAAACTATG GGTGTTCCAGCAAAGATCTTTCTGATCCAAACATCGCGACTTATTGTCGTGTTGCGACTGGTATCTACGAGGCCACCGCATCGAGCCAGCAGTATCAGAATCCGAG ATACAACAATCCATCGGTGCCATCTTTCAGTTCACCGCCGAATTCACCTCTAGTTGGCCTCGTCTTTGATCCATCTTCGCCCAACTACAGCGGTTCTGGTATGATCGGAGATAGAAGCGGTAATTCTGATAGACGTTCCCAGAGCTCCTGGTCTATATCCAATCAAGAGCCGATTGGAACTGGGGCGAAGAAGAAAATGATAAAAGGCCACGAGAAGCGCAATGCTTATAGCGCTGATCCGAGATATCACGACAGATGCAGGGATAATGATAACGAAAGGCAACGAAAGGACAGAAACCTCACTTCGGAATCCACTTCAAGTCTAGATTTTTACGTTGAAGGTGAGAGAATGGTTTCAGAACTTTGTAACATAACTGATTCGAGAAATGAACAGACAAATGCTCAAAAGCAAAGCCAAAAATCAAATAATCACGATGAGGATAAAAACAAGCCGTCACCCTCGTCGGAGGCACTGCTAACAGCGCTGGATAAAATAGTAATACACGATCAAATACCTAATCAAATAGTTCAACTCGCCATCGAGGCGTGCACTGACGCTGAGAATATAGCAATAGCACACCACAACAGAccttgctttaaaaatattcactcgATTTGTGCTAAAACAAGATCCAATGTGCAGAAATCTGACAGTGCTGTGGCTAATCTACATTCTCAGGGCATTCCGTGggtaataaagaattttatattttcttttgtaagaATTTTAGATGGTTGGAAAGGTGTAAAAGAGTTGCTTAGCGAAAAACATGACACCTTTTCTAGAAttgagaataaatattatagcccAAACATAAGGGAATGTTTTGTACAATGGCAGGCTGTTACAAAAGAAATGTTGAcgcatatttacaaaacatttaagtGTCTCGATCACGGCTTTACCATGGAACAGAAAAGTTTCACACATAATTACTACGCAACGAACTCTGCAGCCCCGCGTCATCAAAATCAGAATAAGTTTCCGCCTCCGAAAGCTCAAGTAAGTACTCCTAGGCCAGTGAATGCATCTCCACAGCCGTTTAATGCTGTTCAACCTCCCTGGGTACAGAATCAAACTCAACCCACTTGCCAGCAGTACAATGACGGTCCATGGCCAGCAAGATCTGCAGTTACTTATAAGAAGTTCCCAGTTGTACCACCGCCAACTAATTTCTACCCTTTGAGCGATCAGAGTGATATAGATGTATACCAAAAAACGCAATATAAATGTGATCCAGCCAGCGTGAGGGAAGCGAAACCTCGTCAATCCTGGACTATAACCAATGCTTCAGATTTTCGTGCGCTTGAAGGCTTATGTCAGGACCAACGCGAGTTGTATACACAGCTGAAGCATAAGATGGACGCTGAGTTGGGTAAAGCACCTGGGCAGCCTTTAGTGTCGAGTTTATCATGTGATCTACTGCAGCGTAGAGACATGGAACTGAAAGCCAAAATGATACCGTTGAGCCATGTCGAAAAAACATTGATACCCAGCATGGCTACGGCTGCAGACATAAGAGGTTGTTACATTCAGAAAAACAACAGTTGTGGCGACACTAAGGAAGAGGCTGATTTTTTTGCGGCGTGGGGTCAGATGGTCCAAAAAGAACCTAACGATTTTATAACTCATCACACTCACAACGTTCAAATACCATCAAATGTTGTGACGTTAGCTAATAACATTTCTGGCCCCGTGCAATTTATTGATCCTGATAATGATGAGTTTCACGAAATGACTAAAGTTTACATGAAGCCTGGTAGTTACAAGGTGCCTATAAAACCAGCGGATCCCGGCGGTTCGTTCATACAAGGCACATCTCCCGATGTAATCTACGAGAATTCTATAGCAGAGGATATTGGGGctcttaaaataaaagttcaatTTCCAACGGTTACTTTAGCACCACaacctaaatataatatagaatctTGGCCGTGCTTAATGACCAGGCGTTCTGAAGACATATATTCTGAAGAACAAAAACTGTTATCCAGACACGGCATCCCATGTTTAGAGATGAGATCGTCCGATCCACTTGATTTACTCAGTTCTATGACATCGGATAAAGCTTGGGAGGCAGCCAAACAATCAGCTCCTAAATTAATGGATTTCATCCATGAAGGTTCTAAGTCAGACACTGCTCGGTTATACGACGCCTTAGGCCTTTGTGCAGCTGATGAATTTCCAGATGAATTAAAACAGTGTAAAACTCGTTTGGATCACAGCGAATCTTGGTCACCTTGCCTTTCATCTAGTTTTATGGCTAAAGATATAAACAGTTTGTGGAATCAACAAGCAATGAAAAACGATCACGTAACTAAAAATCCAGAACAATCAATGTTCATAGAAGACACAAATAAGAACATTGATTCAGAAACTAAAGGAATAGATACTGATGATCAAGCAGACATAGTTGTTAACAAACAAGAGGAATTGAAAGAGAATCCGCGGTGTCCAAGCTTTGATCAAAGTGGCAATTATGTGAGAGATGATTCTCAGAAGAAATCTAGTAAACCCAAGGTTACAGTTTCGGGGATGTGGTATCATCCTAAAAAGAAGAAACCTTTACCATCCATTACAGTtaagaaattcgaaaatatATTGACAAGTTTGGCCCAAATCAATGAAGCTGTTTTTATACAACATGACATGGATATAAAAGtg GCGCCGAGATTTTACGAAGTGGTAAAGTATCCAATGTGCTTACACGACATAGCGACTAAACTGAAGAATTCATCCTACACGGAATATGATCAAGTTGTACAGGACTTTAGACGTATTTTCAATAACGTACGACTTTATCTGAAG AGTTATCCGGATCAGGTCATGAagaagaatattaataaaatttccaatGAGTTCgaaaaaatgttaaatgaagAATTCCAGACAAAATGGGAATCCAAACAGAAGTCGGTGGACGATTCGCATGATACCCACAAAAAGAAAGGCGACGTAGATTGTGATTCACACAAAAATGAGGCAAAGCACGACGACTGTAACAAAAAACCTGACCCAAAAAACGCAGTAGatgataaaaagtaa
- the LOC115441782 gene encoding uncharacterized protein LOC115441782 isoform X2 — protein MQEYGSGVSSKSGEYRDNADGGRERGSSHQTEGFPSSHPYTVMQQKNYGCSSKDLSDPNIATYCRVATGIYEATASSQQYQNPSSPPNSPLVGLVFDPSSPNYSGSGMIGDRSGNSDRRSQSSWSISNQEPIGTGAKKKMIKGHEKRNAYSADPRYHDRCRDNDNERQRKDRNLTSESTSSLDFYVEGERMVSELCNITDSRNEQTNAQKQSQKSNNHDEDKNKPSPSSEALLTALDKIVIHDQIPNQIVQLAIEACTDAENIAIAHHNRPCFKNIHSICAKTRSNVQKSDSAVANLHSQGIPWVIKNFIFSFVRILDGWKGVKELLSEKHDTFSRIENKYYSPNIRECFVQWQAVTKEMLTHIYKTFKCLDHGFTMEQKSFTHNYYATNSAAPRHQNQNKFPPPKAQVSTPRPVNASPQPFNAVQPPWVQNQTQPTCQQYNDGPWPARSAVTYKKFPVVPPPTNFYPLSDQSDIDVYQKTQYKCDPASVREAKPRQSWTITNASDFRALEGLCQDQRELYTQLKHKMDAELGKAPGQPLVSSLSCDLLQRRDMELKAKMIPLSHVEKTLIPSMATAADIRGCYIQKNNSCGDTKEEADFFAAWGQMVQKEPNDFITHHTHNVQIPSNVVTLANNISGPVQFIDPDNDEFHEMTKVYMKPGSYKVPIKPADPGGSFIQGTSPDVIYENSIAEDIGALKIKVQFPTVTLAPQPKYNIESWPCLMTRRSEDIYSEEQKLLSRHGIPCLEMRSSDPLDLLSSMTSDKAWEAAKQSAPKLMDFIHEGSKSDTARLYDALGLCAADEFPDELKQCKTRLDHSESWSPCLSSSFMAKDINSLWNQQAMKNDHVTKNPEQSMFIEDTNKNIDSETKGIDTDDQADIVVNKQEELKENPRCPSFDQSGNYVRDDSQKKSSKPKVTVSGMWYHPKKKKPLPSITVKKFENILTSLAQINEAVFIQHDMDIKVAPRFYEVVKYPMCLHDIATKLKNSSYTEYDQVVQDFRRIFNNVRLYLKSYPDQVMKKNINKISNEFEKMLNEEFQTKWESKQKSVDDSHDTHKKKGDVDCDSHKNEAKHDDCNKKPDPKNAVDDKK, from the exons ATGCAAGAATATGGAAGCGGTGTTTCCAGCAAGTCAGGGGAGTATCGGGACAACGCAGATGGGGGGCGGGAGAGAGGCTCGTCCCATCAAACCGAGGGCTTCCCTTCCTCCCACCCGTATACCGTGATGCAGCAGAAAAACTATG GGTGTTCCAGCAAAGATCTTTCTGATCCAAACATCGCGACTTATTGTCGTGTTGCGACTGGTATCTACGAGGCCACCGCATCGAGCCAGCAGTATCAGAATCCGAG TTCACCGCCGAATTCACCTCTAGTTGGCCTCGTCTTTGATCCATCTTCGCCCAACTACAGCGGTTCTGGTATGATCGGAGATAGAAGCGGTAATTCTGATAGACGTTCCCAGAGCTCCTGGTCTATATCCAATCAAGAGCCGATTGGAACTGGGGCGAAGAAGAAAATGATAAAAGGCCACGAGAAGCGCAATGCTTATAGCGCTGATCCGAGATATCACGACAGATGCAGGGATAATGATAACGAAAGGCAACGAAAGGACAGAAACCTCACTTCGGAATCCACTTCAAGTCTAGATTTTTACGTTGAAGGTGAGAGAATGGTTTCAGAACTTTGTAACATAACTGATTCGAGAAATGAACAGACAAATGCTCAAAAGCAAAGCCAAAAATCAAATAATCACGATGAGGATAAAAACAAGCCGTCACCCTCGTCGGAGGCACTGCTAACAGCGCTGGATAAAATAGTAATACACGATCAAATACCTAATCAAATAGTTCAACTCGCCATCGAGGCGTGCACTGACGCTGAGAATATAGCAATAGCACACCACAACAGAccttgctttaaaaatattcactcgATTTGTGCTAAAACAAGATCCAATGTGCAGAAATCTGACAGTGCTGTGGCTAATCTACATTCTCAGGGCATTCCGTGggtaataaagaattttatattttcttttgtaagaATTTTAGATGGTTGGAAAGGTGTAAAAGAGTTGCTTAGCGAAAAACATGACACCTTTTCTAGAAttgagaataaatattatagcccAAACATAAGGGAATGTTTTGTACAATGGCAGGCTGTTACAAAAGAAATGTTGAcgcatatttacaaaacatttaagtGTCTCGATCACGGCTTTACCATGGAACAGAAAAGTTTCACACATAATTACTACGCAACGAACTCTGCAGCCCCGCGTCATCAAAATCAGAATAAGTTTCCGCCTCCGAAAGCTCAAGTAAGTACTCCTAGGCCAGTGAATGCATCTCCACAGCCGTTTAATGCTGTTCAACCTCCCTGGGTACAGAATCAAACTCAACCCACTTGCCAGCAGTACAATGACGGTCCATGGCCAGCAAGATCTGCAGTTACTTATAAGAAGTTCCCAGTTGTACCACCGCCAACTAATTTCTACCCTTTGAGCGATCAGAGTGATATAGATGTATACCAAAAAACGCAATATAAATGTGATCCAGCCAGCGTGAGGGAAGCGAAACCTCGTCAATCCTGGACTATAACCAATGCTTCAGATTTTCGTGCGCTTGAAGGCTTATGTCAGGACCAACGCGAGTTGTATACACAGCTGAAGCATAAGATGGACGCTGAGTTGGGTAAAGCACCTGGGCAGCCTTTAGTGTCGAGTTTATCATGTGATCTACTGCAGCGTAGAGACATGGAACTGAAAGCCAAAATGATACCGTTGAGCCATGTCGAAAAAACATTGATACCCAGCATGGCTACGGCTGCAGACATAAGAGGTTGTTACATTCAGAAAAACAACAGTTGTGGCGACACTAAGGAAGAGGCTGATTTTTTTGCGGCGTGGGGTCAGATGGTCCAAAAAGAACCTAACGATTTTATAACTCATCACACTCACAACGTTCAAATACCATCAAATGTTGTGACGTTAGCTAATAACATTTCTGGCCCCGTGCAATTTATTGATCCTGATAATGATGAGTTTCACGAAATGACTAAAGTTTACATGAAGCCTGGTAGTTACAAGGTGCCTATAAAACCAGCGGATCCCGGCGGTTCGTTCATACAAGGCACATCTCCCGATGTAATCTACGAGAATTCTATAGCAGAGGATATTGGGGctcttaaaataaaagttcaatTTCCAACGGTTACTTTAGCACCACaacctaaatataatatagaatctTGGCCGTGCTTAATGACCAGGCGTTCTGAAGACATATATTCTGAAGAACAAAAACTGTTATCCAGACACGGCATCCCATGTTTAGAGATGAGATCGTCCGATCCACTTGATTTACTCAGTTCTATGACATCGGATAAAGCTTGGGAGGCAGCCAAACAATCAGCTCCTAAATTAATGGATTTCATCCATGAAGGTTCTAAGTCAGACACTGCTCGGTTATACGACGCCTTAGGCCTTTGTGCAGCTGATGAATTTCCAGATGAATTAAAACAGTGTAAAACTCGTTTGGATCACAGCGAATCTTGGTCACCTTGCCTTTCATCTAGTTTTATGGCTAAAGATATAAACAGTTTGTGGAATCAACAAGCAATGAAAAACGATCACGTAACTAAAAATCCAGAACAATCAATGTTCATAGAAGACACAAATAAGAACATTGATTCAGAAACTAAAGGAATAGATACTGATGATCAAGCAGACATAGTTGTTAACAAACAAGAGGAATTGAAAGAGAATCCGCGGTGTCCAAGCTTTGATCAAAGTGGCAATTATGTGAGAGATGATTCTCAGAAGAAATCTAGTAAACCCAAGGTTACAGTTTCGGGGATGTGGTATCATCCTAAAAAGAAGAAACCTTTACCATCCATTACAGTtaagaaattcgaaaatatATTGACAAGTTTGGCCCAAATCAATGAAGCTGTTTTTATACAACATGACATGGATATAAAAGtg GCGCCGAGATTTTACGAAGTGGTAAAGTATCCAATGTGCTTACACGACATAGCGACTAAACTGAAGAATTCATCCTACACGGAATATGATCAAGTTGTACAGGACTTTAGACGTATTTTCAATAACGTACGACTTTATCTGAAG AGTTATCCGGATCAGGTCATGAagaagaatattaataaaatttccaatGAGTTCgaaaaaatgttaaatgaagAATTCCAGACAAAATGGGAATCCAAACAGAAGTCGGTGGACGATTCGCATGATACCCACAAAAAGAAAGGCGACGTAGATTGTGATTCACACAAAAATGAGGCAAAGCACGACGACTGTAACAAAAAACCTGACCCAAAAAACGCAGTAGatgataaaaagtaa
- the LOC115441783 gene encoding uncharacterized protein LOC115441783 codes for MRYALVFLFLCAAFEWGFAIMCYECNSAINSLCLEKVLPESLKKNCSDHDKGVTHTMCRKIIQHVDHSVNGKYPESRVVRSCGWDETKFKGMCYHRAGYGGRQEVCSCMTDYCNGAFAAHSSTALLIFTVLQMLVTNLCK; via the exons ATGAGATACGCTCTTGTATTCCTGTTTCTTTGTGCTGCTTTTGAGTGGG GCTTTGCCATCATGTGCTACGAATGCAACAGCGCTATCAACAGTCTTTGCCTGGAGAAGGTCTTACCTGAAAGCCTGAAGAAGAACTGCTCAGATCATGATAAAGGCGTGACGCACACCATGTGCAGGAAGATTATACAGCACGTGGACCATTCTGTGAACGGGAAGTACCCGGAGAGCAGGGTCGTCAGGAGCTGTGGGTGGGACGAGACTAAGTTTAAG GGTATGTGCTACCACCGCGCAGGGTACGGCGGAAGGCAGGAGGTTTGTTCCTGCATGACTGACTACTGCAACGGAGCGTTTGCCGCACACTCCTCGACTGCATTGCTGATTTTTACTGTTCTACAGATGCTAGTTACGAATTTATGCAAATGA
- the LOC115441784 gene encoding uncharacterized protein LOC115441784 has product MAFVVICFLAVICSLLHQGLTITCYQCNSHNDSRCLMDNLPPSLKLPCGPKDTMCRKISQVVEFEMNGMPPDSRVIRGCGWDESSYKGRCYQRSGFGGRQEVCSCTEDGCNSASIPVGATALMLLTFALLRF; this is encoded by the exons ATGGCGTTCGTTGTTATTTGCTTTTTGGCGGTAATATGCAGTTTGCTACATCAAG GTCTAACTATCACATGCTACCAATGCAACAGCCACAACGACTCCCGCTGTCTCATGGACAACCTGCCGCCTTCGCTGAAGCTGCCGTGCGGCCCCAAGGACACCATGTGCAGGAAAATCTCGCAGGTGGTGGAGTTCGAGATGAACGGCATGCCGCCAGACAGCAGGGTCATCAGGGGATGTGGCTGGGATGAAAGTAGTTACAAG GGTCGGTGCTACCAGCGCTCTGGCTTCGGCGGCAGACAAGAAGTCTGCTCATGCACGGAAGACGGCTGCAACTCGGCTTCCATACCAGTTGGAGCCACAGCGCTGATGCTTCTCACATTCGCGCTCCTGAGATTCTAG